Genomic window (Molothrus aeneus isolate 106 chromosome 29, BPBGC_Maene_1.0, whole genome shotgun sequence):
GGATGGCGACATCCTCACCCAGGGAGGGTGACATCCTCGCTCCTCGGTGACATCTTCCCCAGGACGGTGACATCCATCCGGGACCGTGCCATCCCTCCTTCTCCGGGGCGTGCCATCCCCTTGGGGACAGTGCCATCCCCTTGGGGACAGCGACATCCACCCCCGCGGCGTGCTGCCAcccccctggggacagccacaaccccctggggacagccacatCCTCCCCGGGCTCCGGTGCGGGAATAAAGAGATGCCGAGGCCAGCGGTGCCCGAGTGTGGGTGACACACGGGTGGTGGCACACGGGTGGCACGGCGGGGCAGGGCGGGGCTGGTGGCCCCGCTGGATGTGTCACCGCGGCGGAGTGGCCGCTCTTGCGCCACCCGCGCGATGGGGACAGAACGGGACGTCCCCAACGGGCGGGGGTGACGCGGCCCCTTCCCGGATCCCGCGGGGCCGcccggggacagcgcggggacaccgggacacgggggacacgggggacagggGGCACACGGGGTGTGGGGACAGCGAGCGGGGGacaacagggacagggaaggtgGGACTTTGGGGACAGGCAACATGGAGAccgtggggacaggggaggtgggaccatggggacagggagtggGGGAcaacagggacaggggatgtGGCACTTTGGGGACAGGTCACCATGGGGACGGGGCACAtagggatgtggggacagggagtGGGGGACAACAGAGAGAGGACACAGGATTTtggggacaggacacagagacactgtggggacaggggaggtgGGACCATGGGGACAGGTCCCCAAGGGGACAGGGCACATGGGATCTTGGGGACAGGGAGTGggagacagcagggacagggaaggtGGCATTTTGGAGACAGGTCACCAAGGGGACAGGACACATGGGATCATGGGGACAAGGCACACAAGACCTTGGGGACAGGAGATGTgggaccttggggacagggcacacagggccttggggacaagggaccacagggatgggacactggggacactggggacagggcacaTGGGAGTTTGGGGACAGTGCTCACAGCACCTTGGGGACAGCAGTCATGGTGACAATGGTGACAAGGTGATGGCACcgtgggacaggggacacagcacaggggatgGCACAGGGGACATCCCCGCCACGGTGACCGCAGGCATCACTGGGGACACCGGCAGCAGGTGGCATTTTGCCATTGCTCGGTGTCACCGTCACCTCCCCTGCCAATTACCAGGGCGGGCTCTGTCCCCGCCCCGTCCGGCTCGATAAAGCCACTGTCACCCGTGGGGACACGGCCCAGAGGACACGGGACAGGATCCCGGGAGGTGACACAGCCACAGGTGCTGCtccggggacagggacaagctCGGGGACAATCCTGCTGGCACGCggtgccacctgtgccaccaTCTCCACAGGCCCAGCCATGTCACGCGCATCCAGAGCTGCCCTTAGGTGAGTGGGGGCAGcgtggggacagtgtggggatGGCATagggacattgtggggacaATGTAGGGACAGCGTTGTCCCCTGCCTTGTGTCAGGGAGTGTCACCTCTCCCCCTCCCCGGTGTCACCTGCCCTGACCCCTGTGTCCCCGCAGAAGGACACCCCAGGAACACCGCCTGGGGGTCATGGCGGGGAGCTGGGACGCGGTCGAGGGTGTCATCGACCCTGACATGGTGGCCTTGTTTGAGGACTTCCTGGGGAAAGGTGAGTGcaggtgtccccgtgtccctgtccctgtgtccctgtccccgtccctgtgtccctgtgatGTCCTCATGTGCCACATCCTCTGGGtctcccctctgtgtccccacatccccatgtccccatttccctgtgatgtccccatgtcccacacctctgtgtccccatgtccccacatccccatgCCCCCATATCCTTGTGGTGCCCCCACCAGGCATGCCCCAcctgtctgtccccatgtcccacctgtctgtccccatgtcccacctgtctgtgcccatgtccccatgtgccCACCTGTctatccctgtgtccctgtgatgtccccatgtcccacatCCCCActtgtccatccctgtgtcccatgTCCTTACCCATccgtccccatgtccccccgtctgtcctgctgtccccatgtccccgcgTCCCCATGTCCCACCTGCCTATCCCCATGTCCCATGCCCTTACCTGTCCGTCCCCGATTCCTCGTGTCCCGTGTCCTTGCCCGTCCATCCccgtgtctcacctgtccctgccgCTGTCCCAGAGTCCCCAGAGGTGACAGGGCCCTCCGTGGGGGTGCGCCCGACGtcgcagccccagccccagccgtaCCACTACGTGCTGCGGGACAcggagcagcaggggctgtgcctgcgCGACGGCCGCCTGGTGGCCACCAGCCTGCAGGTGGCCAACGCCGCCCAGGAAGGTGGGTGACACTAGGGGGACAGCGGTGACACGGCAGGGGTGACACCCGGGGGGGTGACAATCCGTGGGTGACGCCTGGGGGGTGGACAGGGGGGACAATCCATGGGTGACaccctggggggacaggggggacaatCCATGGGTGTCCCTCTGGTGGCCACCAGCCTGCAGGTGGCCAACGCCACCCTGGAAGGTGGGTGACACCCGGGGGGGTGACAATCCATGGGTGACCATCCATGAGtgacacctggggggacaggggtgaCAATCCATGGGTGACACCCTGGGGGGAAACAGGGATGACAATCCATGGGtgacacctggggggacaggggtgaCAATCCATGGGAGCACAGCGGTGACACCCCGTGTCCCACAGAGCCCATCAGCGTTGTCCCCAACCGGCACCTGGAGCGCCGGCGCTGTCCCCTCATCGTGGGCATCCGCGGTGGCACCCGCGCCCTGTCCTGCGGCACCGGCCCCGAGCCCCGGCTGAGCCTGGAggtgacacggggacacaggggtggCATGAGGGTGGCACGGGGGTGACAGGGGGTGACTCaatgtggggctgtggggacacaaAGGTGGGACAGGCCAAGGTGGGACAGCTTGAGATGGGTCAAGGCAAGGTGGGTCAACCCACGTTGGGTTCAACTCAAGGTGGGCAAGCCAAGGTTGGTCAACACAAGTTGGGTCAATCCAAGGTGGTCAGTCCAGGTGGGTCAGTCAAGGTGGACAATCCAAGGTGGGGACATCCAGAGGTGGTTGGGACCCAAAGTTGGGTCAATCAAGGTGGTCAACCCAAGGTGGGTCGACCCAAGGTGGGTCAACCCAAGGTGGGTCAACCCAAGGTAGGTCAGCTCAATTTGGGTCAATCCAGGTGGGGCAATCAAGGTGGGGCAATCAAGGTGGATCAACTCAAggtggggacaccctggggtgATGGGGACCCAAAAATGGCGCAGCTCAAGGTGGGTGAGCCAAGGTGAGGTGAGGGCACCCAGAGATGGGTCAGCCCAAGGTGGACATCCTGGGAAAGGCCATCCCAAGGTGTGGTGGGCACCCAGGGCTGGGTCAGCCCAAGGTGGGGCATCCGGGAGTGGCGTCATCCCAAAGCGGTGTCACCTGGAGGCGGGGCCACCAGGAAGTGGGGATTCCCCAGGGTGGGGTGATGATGGCATCACCTGGGGTTGTGGTCACCTGGGGGTGTGCTCCTGATGTTGTTGGCATCTGGAGATGGGGGTTCCTTGAGGTGGGGTCACCTGGCCATGGCGTCACTGGGAGGTGGGGTCACCTGGAgctggggtcacctggagcTGGGGTCACCTGGAAATTGGGTCTGTGTGGGTTCCTCGAGGTGGTGCCACGGCTGTCCCCCATGCCGCTGCTGCCACCATTTGGTGCCACCATTTGGTGCCACCATTTTGTGTCCCCTGCCCGGCAGGAcgtggggctgctggagctgttctCGGGTGACAAGGACAGGGCCACGCCCTTCACCTTCTACAAGACCTTTGGGGGCTCCACGCACACCTTCGAGGCCGCCGCCTTCCCCGGGCTCTTCCTCAGCACGGCCACGGGCCCGGACGAGCCGCTGGGCCTGGCACCGCCCCCGAGCGCCACCGCCTTCTACCTGCGCCGCAAGTGACACCTGGGGACGTCCCCGGTGCCACCACCGCCTTCTACCTGTGCCGCaagtgacacctggggacacccatgGTGGGACATCCACGGTGGGATCAGAGCTCCCTTTTAAAGGTCAGGACCCTCTTTTTGGGGTCAGGACTCTTTTTTGGGGGTCAGGAGCCTCCTTTTGGGGTCAGGACCCTCCTTTTGGGGTAAGAACCgtttttttttggtgtcagAACCATTTGGGAGTGAACCAAACCCTCCGGGAAccgccccaaaaccgccccaaaatcaACGGGAACCGCCCCAAAACCCGCCCCAAAcctgctgggaactgccccAAAATCAACGGGAACcgccccaaacccaccccaaaactgctgagAATGCCTCCAAAACCACAGAGAATCCCCCAAAACTGCCAGGAATTGCCCCAAAACTGATGAGAAGGCCCAAATTGACCCAAACCTGAGGggaatcaccccaaaacctccaggACCAGCCCAAAACCGCCGGGAAttgccccaaaaccaccccaaacctgcccccaGAATGGGGCCTAAACTGGTTCACCAGGGCTTCAAAATTTGGGATGAAAATCTGGGAACTTGACGCTGATCCCAAAACCGGGCTTCAAAATTTGGGataaaataatgggaaaatggggTTGAGTTCATTATTGGAATATTAGGCTTGAAAATTTGGGATAAAATTATTGGAAAATGGAGCTGAGTTCATTATCGGGGCATGAGGGCTTGAAAATTTGGGatgaaaatttgggaatttgggaatatcccccccccccactcccAGCTGTGGGATTCAGCATCTCCTTCCCAAATATTTCCCcgataaaaaaccccaaaccatgaatttttttgaaaaaaaaaaaaaaatttgtttttacGTCACTTAAATAACTCTAACCCAGGTTTTtaggatgggaaaaaaaaataaaaataaaaaccacaagaCCAGGCAATGACAAGAACATCTTTATAGgaatcaaaattaatttaaaccaggcgaaataaattaaaacattaaatattaacTTTCAGTGCAACATATACAGAAGACATGAGAGTAAccatgactttaaaaaaaaccaaaaaaacaaaacaaaacaaaaaaccccaaaacaaccccaaaaacaaccccaaaacagagggaaaagctcTGGGTTGGTTACTAAGGGGGAATTAAGGCTGTGCCTCCAGCCCGAGGAGGTTTCCTGGGATTTAAattcatttattattaataaaaagcTGGGATTTGTCCCCAAAAAATGAGccggatttgggtttttttgttttttttctgtagaaaaataaatcccCATCCTGGCGGGGGTTTGGGttaaaatcccaaatatttGGGTTTGAGAAATCCCGGGAAAACGACCCAAAAGTCGAGGGAGAACCCGGGGAAACGGCGGGAAAAGGGGAAAACGCCCCAAAAAGGATCCGAGGGGGGGAGGGACggtcctgggggggtccccaggtgtccccaggtggtCCCGGGCCTGTCACACACCTGTGGGGACGGGAATGGCAGCGGTTACACACCAgggtgtcacctgtgtcccctcacctgtcccaggtgtcccccaccTGTCCCAGTGTCCTCAGGTGTCCtccacctgtcccaggtgtccccacgtgtccccaggtgtcccccaccTGTCTCACTGTGGCAGCAGGATGTGCCTCCCcaccccaggtgtccccaggtgtcccttacatgtcccaggtgtccccaggtatCCAATGGATGTCCCCAGgagtccccaggtgtcccctgtgtccctcacctgtctcactgtggcagcaggacgtgccccccaccccaggtgtccctcccctgtcccatggatgtccccaggtgtcccaggtgtcccctcacctgtcccaagtgtcccctgtgtcccaggtgtcccccaccTCTCCCAGGTGTACCCCAGGTATCCCAaggatgtccccaggtgtcccctgtgtcccccacctgtcccaggtgtccccaggtgtccccaggtgtccccgacctgtcccaggtgtccccaggtgtccccaggtgtccccaggtgtccctcacctgtctcGCTGTGGCAGCAGGACGCTCCCCCCTTGAGAAGCCCCCCCGGTTTCTCGGGGCCGGCTCCGGGCTCACGGCACCagccgggacagggacagggacagggccagcgCTTCCGCAGGCgacagcagctggggacagcaatggggacatggggacacagggacacagatatggggacatggggacagtgacagggacatggggacacagggaatggggacggggacagggataggacacagggacatggggaatggggacacacggaatggggacggggacacagacatggggacagggccagTGCTTCcacaggtgacagcagctggggacagcaatgggacagggacatggggacacagggaatgtgaatggggacagggataggacacagggacagggaatggggacgaggacacagggatggggttGGAGatagggctggggacagggacagggtcagggaatggggacagggatggggacatgggaaatggggacagagggacagggaatggaGACAGGAACTGGGTTGGAGATAgtactggggacagggacagggccagggatagggaatggggacagggacagggccagggatagggaatggggacagggacagggtcaggGATACGGAacggggacagggaatggggacagggaatggggacagggaatggggacaggaaaTGGGATGGGGACGAGGAATGAGgacggggacacagggatggggagagataTGGGGATAGGGAACGGGGACGGGGTCGGGGTCCCTTGtcccgggctgtccccaggaAGTCCCCAGTGGCACTCACTGGACCAGGACGCAGACGGTGACGAGCAGGGCCGAGGCCACCACGGCCACCACGAGCAGGGCTGTGATGGTTTGCTTCTTCTGGGTGGCTGCCACCACGGCCAGCAGGTCAGCGTGCTCACAGCGCGTCCCCACGTACCCCGAGTGACACCTGGGGACGCAGGGAAGGTCAGCCTGGAGTTTTGGGATCACTGGGACCCCAAACCCAGAGTTTTGGAGTCTCCCCAGCACAGTGACCCCACAGTTTAGGGTTAGGGGATTTAGGCACTCACACACAGGTTTCTCCTGAccctgcagttttggggttaTGGGATTTAGGCACTCACACGCAGATTCTCTTTCTTGCCCCCACAGTTTAGGGTTAGGGGATTTAGGCACTCACACACAGATTCTCTTTCTTGCCCCCACAGTTTAGGGTTAGGGGATTTAGGCACTCACACGCAGATTCTCTTGCCCCCACAGTTTAGGGTTAGGGGATTTAGGCACTCACACACAGATTCTCTTGCCCCCATAATTTCAGGGTTAGGGGATTTAGGCACTCACACGCAGGCGGGTTTCTCCTCCTGATTCCATAGTTTTGAGGGATGTGACCCCACAGTTCAGGGTTAGGGGATTTAGGCACTCACACACAGGTTTCTCCTGACCCCGCAGTTTTGGGGTTATGGGATTTAGGCACTCACACGCAGATTCTCTTGCCCCCATAATTTCAGGGTTAGGGGATTTAGGCACTCACACGCAGATTCTCTTGCCCCCATAATTTCGGGGTTAGGGGATTTAGGCACTCACACGCAGATTCTCTTGCCGCCATAATTTCAGGGTTAGGGGATTTAGGCACTCACACAGAGATTCTCTTGCCCCCATAATTTCAGGGTTAGGGGATTTAGGCACTCACACACAGATTCTCTTGCCCCCATAATTTCAGGGTTAGGGGATTTAGGCACTGACATGCAGGTTTCTCTTGCCCCCGTAATTTCGGGGTTAGGGGATTTAGGCACTCACACACAGGTTTCTCCTGACCCCACAGTTCAGGGTTAGGGGATTTAGGCACTCACACACAGATTCTCTTTCTTGCCCCCACAGTTTAGGGTTAGGGGATTTAGGCACTCACACGCAGGTTTCTCCTGACCCCGTAATTTCAGGGTTAGGGGATTTAGGCACTCACACACAGGTTTCTCCTGACCCCGCAGTTTTGGGGTTATGGGATTTAGGCACTCACACGCAGATTCTCTTGCCCCCGTAATTTCAGGGTTAGGGGATTTAGGCACTCACACGCAGGCGGGTTTCTCCTCCTGATTCCATAGTTTTGAGGGATGTGACCCCACAGTTTCGGGGTTAGGGGATTTAGGCACTCACACACAGGTTTCTCCTGACCCCGTAATTTCAGGGTTAGGGGATTTAGGCACTCACACACAGATTCTCTTGCCCCCATAATTTCGGGGTTAGGGGATTTAGGCACTCACACACAGGTTTCTCCTAACCCCACAGTTCAGGGTTAGGGGATTTAGGCACTCACACGCAGATTCTCTTTCTTGCCCCCACAGTTTAGGGTTAGGGGATTTAGGCACTCACACGCAGATTCTCTTGCCCCCGTAATTTCAGGGTTAGGGGATTTAGGCACTCACACGCAGGTTCTCTTGCCCCCGTAATTTCAGGGTTAGGGGATTTAGGCACTCACACGCAGATTCTCTTGCCCCCGTAATTTCGGGGTTAGGGGATTTAGGCACTCACACACAGATTCTCTTGCCCCCGTAATTTCGGGGTTAGGGGATTTAGGCACTCACACGCAGGTTTCTCCTGACCCCGTAATTTCAGGGTTAGGGGATTTAGGCACTCACACGCAGGCGGGTTTCTCCTCCTGATTCCATAGTTTTGAGGGATGTGACCCCACAGTTTCGGGGTTAGGGGATTTAGGCACTCACACGCAGGTTTCTCCTGACCCCGTAATTTCAGGGTTAGGGGATTTAGGCACTCACACAGAGATTCTCTTGCCCCCGTAATTTCAGGGTTAGGGGATTTAGGCACTCACACACAGATTCTCTTGCCCCCATAATTTCAGGGTTAGGGGATTTAGGCACTCACACAGAGATTCTCTTGCCCCCGTAATTTCAGGGTTAGGGGATTTAGGCACTCACACACAGATTCTCTTGCCCCCATAATTTCAGGGTTAGGGGATTTAGGCACTGACACACAGGTTTCTCTTGCCCCCGTAATTTTGGGGTTAGGGGATTTAGGCACTCACACACAGGTTTCTCCTGACCCCACAGTTCAGGGTTAGGGGATTTAGGCACTCACACGCAGATTCTCTTTCTTGCCCCCACAGTTCAGGGTTAGGGGATTTAGGCACTCACATACAGGTTTCTCCTGACCCCGCAGTTTTGGGGTTAGGGGATTTAGGCACTCACACACAGATTCTCTTGCCCCCATAATTTCAGGGTTAGGGGATTTAGGCACTCACACGCAGGTTTCTCCTGACCCCGTAATTTCAGGGTTAGGGGATTtaggcacacacacagaggtttCTCCTGACCCCGCAGTTTCGGGGTTAGGGGATTTAGGCACTCACACACCGATTCTCTTGCCCCCATAATTTCAGGGTTAGGGGATTTAGGCACTCACACACAGGTTCTCTTGCCCCCGTAATTTCAGGGTTATGGGATTTAGGCACTCACACGCAGGTTCTCTTGCCCCCACAGTTCAGGGTTAGGGGATTTAGGCACTCACACAGAGATTCTCTTGCCCCCACAGTTTAGGGTTAGGGGATTTAGGCACTCACACACAGGTTCTCTTGCCCCCACAGTTTGGGGTTAGGGGATTTAGGCACTCACATGCAGATTCTCTTTCTTGCCCCCACAGTTCAGGGTTAGGGGATTTAGGCACTCACACGCAGGCGGGTTTCTCCTCCTGCACCAGGAAGCGGCAGGTGCCGTGGAAGCAGAACTGCCGGTGCGAGTCGGGGCACTCGTTGAAGTGCGACCTCACCGCCGCCGCCACCGGGGC
Coding sequences:
- the LOC136567620 gene encoding interleukin-36 receptor antagonist protein-like, whose product is MVALFEDFLGKGECRCPRVPVPPQPQPYHYVLRDTEQQGLCLRDGRLVATSLQVANAAQEEPISVVPNRHLERRRCPLIVGIRGGTRALSCGTGPEPRLSLEDVGLLELFSGDKDRATPFTFYKTFGGSTHTFEAAAFPGLFLSTATGPDEPLGLAPPPSATAFYLRRK
- the TGFA gene encoding protransforming growth factor alpha isoform X1; translated protein: MAGGPAALALGVLLAACHALDNSTAGRSAPVAAAVRSHFNECPDSHRQFCFHGTCRFLVQEEKPACVCHSGYVGTRCEHADLLAVVAATQKKQTITALLVVAVVASALLVTVCVLVHCCRLRKRWPCPCPCPGWCREPGAGPEKPGGLLKGGASCCHSETGV
- the TGFA gene encoding protransforming growth factor alpha isoform X2 produces the protein MAGGPAALALGVLLAACHALDNSTAGRSAPVAAAVRSHFNECPDSHRQFCFHGTCRFLVQEEKPACVCHSGYVGTRCEHADLLAVVAATQKKQTITALLVVAVVASALLVTVCVLVHTISNPVPVSIPCPSVPISHVPIPVPIP